From Thermodesulfatator atlanticus DSM 21156, a single genomic window includes:
- the uvrC gene encoding excinuclease ABC subunit UvrC gives MIDQEVIKKAPENPGVYVFKTEKGEVLYVGKAKNLRKRLQSYLREDQPYKIRVLVAKANIVETIVTRSEKEALVLEANLIKKYRPRYNVLLRDDKAYPLLRITLHEKFPAIQVCRRKRKDKAVYFGPYPSAGAVRQTLKFLARIFPLRRCSTAEFQRRERPCLYYQIGRCPAPCVGLITEEEYRKLVEGAISFLKGKAQDVLKSLRAEMEKAAEELNFEKAALLRDRIFAIERTLEAQVVNLPQEEDLDVFALARQGEKISGAVLFVRSGALLGKKTFNLSRANSEANALYASLLQQFYDEGKYIPQEILLPESPEDKEILEDWLSELAEKKVTIKVPKRGARKELLKIAQQNAREALAARLAGERPYEELAEKLAFTLKLKKIPLRVEGVDISNIQGTLSVGVVVSFFEGEEDKSRYRRYYIKSTAGPDDYAMIYETVGRHLKNCLEATSLPDLILIDGGKGQLAAALAAAEELHVLDKVDFCALAKERQGEGEKIYLPQRKNPLKLAKHTDILRFLQRVRDEAHRFAVTSHRKRRKKQGLTSILDQIPGIGPKRKKTLLRHFESLENLAKAPVEEIAGLPGLNRKVAQTIREYLQKAYLEQSERSA, from the coding sequence AAAGCTATCTGCGAGAAGACCAGCCTTATAAAATCAGAGTGCTCGTAGCCAAAGCCAATATCGTAGAAACCATCGTCACCCGTAGCGAAAAAGAAGCCTTGGTGCTTGAGGCCAATCTTATAAAAAAATACCGGCCGCGTTACAACGTACTCCTGCGTGACGACAAAGCCTATCCCCTTTTGCGCATCACTTTGCACGAAAAGTTTCCCGCTATTCAGGTTTGTCGCCGCAAACGCAAAGACAAAGCCGTCTATTTCGGTCCATACCCCTCTGCCGGGGCGGTAAGGCAAACACTTAAGTTTTTGGCACGTATTTTTCCCTTAAGGCGCTGCTCAACGGCTGAATTCCAAAGACGCGAACGCCCCTGTCTTTATTACCAGATAGGCCGCTGTCCGGCTCCCTGTGTGGGCCTGATTACCGAAGAGGAATACCGCAAACTGGTAGAAGGGGCCATCTCCTTTCTCAAAGGAAAGGCTCAGGACGTCTTAAAAAGCCTACGGGCAGAAATGGAAAAGGCTGCCGAAGAATTAAACTTTGAAAAGGCAGCTCTTTTGCGTGACCGGATCTTTGCCATCGAACGCACCCTAGAAGCCCAGGTAGTAAACCTTCCTCAGGAAGAAGACCTTGATGTTTTCGCCTTGGCACGCCAGGGAGAAAAAATCTCAGGGGCCGTGCTTTTTGTGAGATCCGGCGCCCTGCTCGGTAAAAAAACTTTTAACCTTAGCCGTGCTAACTCAGAGGCAAACGCCCTTTACGCTTCACTTTTGCAGCAGTTTTATGATGAGGGCAAATACATACCTCAGGAAATCCTTCTTCCTGAGTCCCCTGAAGACAAAGAAATACTTGAGGACTGGCTTAGTGAGCTCGCAGAAAAAAAAGTGACTATAAAAGTACCTAAGCGCGGGGCCAGAAAAGAACTTTTAAAGATTGCCCAACAAAATGCTCGTGAGGCCCTTGCTGCACGCCTTGCCGGTGAACGACCTTACGAAGAACTAGCAGAAAAGCTCGCCTTTACCCTGAAGCTTAAAAAGATACCCCTGCGCGTTGAAGGCGTAGATATTTCAAACATCCAAGGCACCTTGTCCGTGGGGGTGGTAGTGTCTTTTTTTGAGGGCGAAGAAGACAAAAGCCGCTACCGGCGATATTACATTAAAAGCACCGCAGGCCCTGATGATTACGCCATGATATACGAAACCGTAGGTAGACACCTTAAAAACTGCCTTGAGGCTACGAGCCTCCCAGACCTCATACTTATAGACGGAGGCAAAGGTCAGCTTGCTGCAGCCCTTGCCGCAGCAGAAGAATTGCACGTGCTTGATAAAGTCGATTTCTGTGCCCTTGCCAAAGAACGCCAAGGGGAAGGCGAAAAAATTTATCTTCCCCAGCGTAAAAATCCTCTTAAGTTGGCAAAACACACAGACATCTTGCGCTTTTTACAAAGGGTGCGCGATGAGGCCCACCGCTTTGCCGTAACCTCTCACAGAAAAAGACGCAAAAAACAGGGGCTTACCTCTATTCTTGACCAGATTCCCGGCATTGGCCCCAAACGCAAAAAAACCCTGCTTAGGCATTTTGAGAGCTTAGAAAATCTTGCCAAGGCCCCTGTCGAGGAAATTGCAGGGCTTCCTGGTCTTAACCGCAAGGTGGCACAAACTATCAGAGAATACCTGCAGAAGGCTTATCTTGAACAAAGTGAAAGGAGCGCGTAA
- a CDS encoding FmdE family protein: protein MANIFEIPFEEILEESVRTHGHLCAGQVLGVRLALLGLRLIGISDPKGADRKKFLVFVEIDRCATDAIQSVTGASLGKRSLKFLDHGIMAATFLNLETKKAFRIIAREEARELSKNYFPEIENKYQRQLKAYQVMPEEELFEIQEVEVEVSDFDLPGRPLKRVQCEKCGVWVQDGREVNQNGKILCRPCAYGAYFRVKGLSPKLRKKG from the coding sequence ATGGCCAACATCTTTGAAATCCCATTTGAAGAAATACTTGAAGAATCAGTAAGAACCCACGGGCATCTTTGTGCCGGCCAGGTCCTGGGGGTGAGACTTGCCCTTCTTGGCTTGCGCCTTATTGGTATTTCTGATCCAAAAGGAGCGGACCGGAAGAAGTTCCTGGTCTTCGTTGAAATTGACCGCTGCGCCACTGATGCCATACAATCAGTCACCGGCGCAAGTCTTGGGAAGCGATCCCTCAAATTCCTTGACCACGGTATCATGGCTGCAACTTTCTTGAATCTCGAGACCAAAAAGGCCTTTCGCATCATTGCCAGGGAAGAAGCCCGTGAGCTTTCGAAAAATTATTTCCCTGAGATCGAAAACAAGTATCAGCGCCAGCTTAAAGCTTATCAGGTCATGCCTGAAGAAGAACTTTTTGAGATTCAGGAAGTAGAAGTCGAGGTCTCCGACTTTGATTTACCTGGAAGGCCCTTAAAAAGGGTCCAGTGCGAAAAGTGCGGTGTTTGGGTACAGGATGGACGTGAGGTTAACCAAAACGGCAAAATTTTATGCCGCCCTTGCGCCTACGGGGCTTACTTCCGCGTGAAGGGCCTTTCGCCAAAGCTCCGCAAGAAAGGTTAA